The following proteins come from a genomic window of Gynuella sunshinyii YC6258:
- a CDS encoding glyoxalase superfamily protein — translation MKCQTIPVFRIFDEMRAKEFYLGFLNMTLDWEHRFAPEAPVYMQVSKGDLVFHLSEHSGDCTPGSKVFINVQDLDTLFAEISSRPYKYNQPALELAPWGDRCFTVTDLFSNRILFNEPSGKGN, via the coding sequence ATGAAATGCCAGACAATTCCCGTATTCAGAATATTTGATGAGATGCGCGCCAAAGAATTCTATCTTGGTTTTTTGAATATGACCCTCGATTGGGAGCATCGCTTCGCGCCGGAAGCTCCCGTCTACATGCAGGTATCCAAAGGCGACCTGGTATTTCATTTGAGTGAGCACTCCGGTGACTGTACACCGGGAAGCAAGGTTTTTATCAATGTGCAGGATCTGGACACGCTGTTTGCCGAAATCTCTTCGAGGCCTTATAAATACAATCAACCAGCGTTAGAGCTGGCTCCGTGGGGTGACCGCTGTTTTACAGTGACTGACCTGTTTTCAAACAGGATACTGTTCAATGAACCGTCCGGGAAGGGTAACTGA
- a CDS encoding bifunctional helix-turn-helix transcriptional regulator/GNAT family N-acetyltransferase produces the protein MPVSPTTLAQRIKRIRKFNRFYTRILDLLGRTLPYSQYSLSEARILFEIGDQDSPVAQDLVKQLNLDPAQLSRTLKRLEGQGLVVKSPSKTDSRKQILHLSQSGQSELAQLQKLSSHQIESLLSGLSVDQQTQLIDAMQSIETLLGADKATSNLFSIRTYRPGDAGQVIRQHALFYNEHYQFDMSFEAYVSEGLTRFMNGYDVSRDRLWVAELNDRFIGSIAVTKVENTEIAQLRWFLIDPGSQGMGLGNKLINEALLFCRQAGYQGVLLWTIKNLDAARHLYTKSGFELTETKAHTIWGRDLVEEKWELVI, from the coding sequence ATGCCTGTCTCTCCCACGACATTAGCTCAGCGAATCAAGCGCATCAGGAAGTTTAATCGTTTCTACACCCGCATCCTGGATTTACTGGGTCGCACATTACCCTATAGCCAATATTCACTCTCTGAGGCACGAATTCTGTTTGAGATCGGTGATCAGGATTCGCCGGTGGCGCAGGATCTGGTCAAGCAGCTGAATCTGGATCCCGCACAGCTAAGCAGAACGCTTAAGCGACTGGAGGGTCAGGGATTGGTTGTCAAATCCCCTTCCAAAACGGATAGCCGTAAACAAATACTTCACCTGAGTCAGTCGGGACAATCGGAGTTGGCACAACTCCAGAAGCTGTCATCCCATCAAATTGAGTCGTTATTGTCCGGCCTTTCTGTTGATCAACAGACCCAGCTGATTGATGCCATGCAATCGATTGAGACGCTGCTGGGCGCAGATAAAGCCACTTCGAATTTATTTAGCATAAGAACTTATCGCCCCGGAGACGCAGGACAGGTTATTCGACAACATGCGTTGTTTTATAACGAGCATTATCAGTTCGATATGTCGTTTGAGGCGTATGTTTCTGAAGGTCTGACCCGCTTTATGAATGGCTATGATGTGTCGCGGGACAGGCTTTGGGTAGCAGAACTGAATGATCGCTTCATCGGCTCCATTGCGGTTACTAAGGTAGAGAATACAGAGATCGCCCAACTCCGATGGTTTTTGATTGATCCGGGCTCTCAAGGGATGGGGCTCGGTAATAAATTGATCAACGAGGCCTTACTGTTCTGTCGCCAGGCCGGGTATCAAGGTGTTTTACTCTGGACGATCAAAAATCTTGATGCGGCTCGTCATCTATATACAAAATCCGGCTTTGAGCTGACCGAAACCAAGGCCCACACGATTTGGGGCCGCGACCTGGTGGAAGAAAAATGGGAGCTGGTTATTTGA
- a CDS encoding SseB family protein, giving the protein MTQEESNIDVNKAVENPVLVAAMERVAREGSDEAKDELLKQLLQANYLAAMFAENLKISSNEENQKTIEQGSTFGVLSAENDGKNYLVLFTDWQALGAYTDQQVSGWILPGQQAWSFALQGDTYDGVVINPAHNALPLERPTLEYLLHLASQ; this is encoded by the coding sequence ATGACCCAGGAAGAATCAAACATCGACGTTAATAAGGCGGTCGAAAATCCGGTGTTGGTCGCAGCCATGGAACGTGTCGCCCGCGAAGGCTCAGATGAGGCAAAAGATGAGTTGCTAAAGCAACTTTTGCAGGCAAATTACCTGGCGGCCATGTTCGCGGAAAATCTTAAAATATCATCGAATGAAGAGAACCAGAAAACCATTGAACAGGGTAGTACTTTTGGGGTCTTGTCGGCTGAAAACGACGGTAAGAACTACCTGGTCTTGTTCACAGACTGGCAGGCGCTGGGTGCATATACCGATCAACAGGTTTCCGGGTGGATATTACCTGGCCAGCAGGCCTGGTCTTTTGCGCTGCAAGGCGATACCTATGATGGTGTGGTCATCAACCCTGCGCATAATGCGCTACCTCTGGAGCGCCCCACACTCGAATATTTGTTGCACCTTGCAAGTCAGTGA
- a CDS encoding RHS repeat domain-containing protein: MNPIMATDASGQMVWSKDYDPYGNEGRVTGDGDTRELTFHHHQRIADAGLVYVGARWYSPRLRRFISPDPVGVPDAAVTGVNRFHYGLDNPLAYTDPDGEFVQFIVKFAVDVAIKSAIQYATTGEVDLKDAATSAAIGMFNPAKTLQRANKLMGITSKAIKSGECYKGNKESLSLY, from the coding sequence ATGAATCCCATCATGGCCACCGACGCCAGCGGCCAGATGGTCTGGAGTAAAGACTACGACCCCTACGGCAACGAAGGCAGAGTGACAGGAGACGGGGACACCCGCGAACTGACATTCCACCACCACCAACGCATCGCCGATGCCGGACTCGTGTACGTCGGAGCGAGATGGTACAGTCCCAGACTAAGGCGGTTTATATCCCCAGACCCGGTCGGAGTGCCCGATGCAGCTGTGACCGGTGTGAATCGGTTCCATTATGGATTGGATAATCCGTTGGCGTATACGGATCCGGATGGGGAGTTTGTCCAGTTCATTGTGAAATTTGCCGTGGACGTGGCGATTAAGTCAGCGATTCAATACGCGACGACTGGCGAAGTCGACCTGAAAGACGCTGCCACCAGTGCAGCCATTGGCATGTTCAATCCTGCCAAAACCCTTCAGCGCGCGAATAAGCTGATGGGGATTACCAGTAAGGCGATTAAGTCGGGGGAATGTTACAAAGGGAACAAAGAGTCTTTATCACTATACTGA
- a CDS encoding HYD1 signature containing ADP-ribosyltransferase family protein, protein MLSSKKSNPSLKANNPKDARFGDGQYLSDIAPGTKSCAQLSRCFIGQPFQGNKFKNYVEVDVKGLNVQKGRDGVFVIPNDKPLDLTNRIRGSGAN, encoded by the coding sequence ATTTTAAGTTCGAAGAAATCCAATCCTTCGTTGAAAGCTAATAATCCCAAGGATGCAAGGTTTGGAGATGGGCAATACCTGTCCGATATAGCCCCTGGGACAAAATCGTGCGCACAACTTTCAAGGTGCTTTATTGGCCAGCCGTTCCAAGGGAACAAATTCAAGAACTATGTAGAGGTCGATGTTAAAGGCCTAAACGTTCAGAAAGGTAGGGACGGTGTGTTTGTAATTCCAAATGATAAGCCTCTCGATTTGACAAATAGAATTCGTGGCAGCGGAGCGAACTAG
- a CDS encoding DUF6881 domain-containing protein: MQYLKIKWLHEFEDEPVLIYSELTDDRSEIRKVEVFPNGDYGYAYDGGIKGTTQLSETPLPTEQEIASDPQFEPRVIAKEEFNGVWEKAVSS; encoded by the coding sequence ATGCAATATTTAAAAATCAAGTGGCTACATGAATTCGAAGATGAGCCAGTCCTGATTTATAGCGAGCTGACTGATGATCGTTCAGAGATTCGTAAAGTCGAGGTGTTCCCAAATGGTGATTATGGCTATGCTTATGACGGTGGAATTAAGGGTACGACACAGTTGTCTGAAACACCTTTGCCAACAGAGCAAGAAATTGCAAGCGACCCACAATTTGAACCTAGAGTGATTGCGAAAGAGGAGTTTAATGGTGTTTGGGAGAAAGCTGTCTCAAGTTGA
- a CDS encoding S1 RNA-binding domain-containing protein, whose protein sequence is MTNITWEELKKTLEVGALITGTITRHEPHGVFVDIGYGYDGLIQITDFKDEGVMTPEEYPVIGKQVQAKILGFKDHGCQVWLGVKPSQIH, encoded by the coding sequence ATGACCAACATAACCTGGGAAGAACTTAAGAAGACACTAGAAGTTGGGGCCTTAATTACGGGTACGATCACCAGGCATGAACCCCATGGCGTGTTTGTAGACATAGGATATGGGTATGATGGCCTCATACAAATAACTGACTTCAAGGATGAAGGTGTAATGACGCCCGAAGAGTATCCAGTTATCGGTAAACAAGTGCAGGCGAAAATATTGGGATTTAAAGATCATGGCTGTCAGGTATGGCTGGGAGTAAAACCTAGCCAGATACATTAG
- a CDS encoding Imm31 family immunity protein: protein MTILHLHHSWLDYRRFWVFFRVAIGKSTIQELYKYYEVVKLVSSKPSLAEINGEESAILGMAQNDVGQWCYAVHILDSEEGWTSWRVNSFQLAV, encoded by the coding sequence ATGACTATTCTCCATCTGCATCATTCTTGGCTGGATTATCGCAGATTTTGGGTATTTTTCAGAGTTGCCATAGGTAAAAGTACGATACAAGAACTGTATAAGTATTACGAAGTAGTAAAGCTAGTTTCTAGCAAGCCATCGTTAGCGGAAATCAACGGCGAGGAATCGGCTATATTGGGTATGGCTCAAAATGATGTTGGTCAGTGGTGTTATGCTGTACATATTCTTGATTCAGAGGAAGGCTGGACGTCGTGGAGAGTGAATTCATTCCAACTGGCCGTGTGA
- a CDS encoding Imm10 family immunity protein has protein sequence MGKLNVGQQAEIYQEITMNYCFDATHIFTQDDGYMVMIGFADDEFEPTKFVILQKAHEYDDQDKQMGMDKIHIQIEDESRSKYGGIDSIQVSEGSIKVSLSDDTKSALSIDGDIEVVVPAEHPAFEEVKFELKKICEVEQIPFSG, from the coding sequence ATGGGCAAACTCAACGTTGGACAACAGGCGGAAATTTATCAGGAAATTACTATGAACTATTGCTTTGATGCTACTCACATATTTACCCAAGATGATGGTTATATGGTTATGATTGGTTTTGCTGATGACGAATTTGAACCAACCAAATTCGTCATACTTCAAAAAGCACATGAGTATGACGACCAAGATAAACAAATGGGTATGGACAAGATACATATTCAGATCGAGGATGAGTCGAGGTCAAAATATGGTGGCATTGATTCAATTCAGGTTAGTGAGGGATCGATAAAAGTGTCATTGTCTGATGACACCAAATCTGCATTATCTATTGATGGCGATATAGAAGTGGTGGTACCGGCAGAGCATCCAGCTTTTGAAGAGGTGAAATTTGAATTAAAGAAAATATGTGAGGTGGAGCAAATACCATTTTCAGGATGA
- a CDS encoding ParB/RepB/Spo0J family partition protein, giving the protein MPNFNATKTADQTFEIVDGIRRSKAADLVGNKTIKTDVLDANDKKTPI; this is encoded by the coding sequence CTGCCGAATTTTAATGCTACAAAGACTGCAGATCAGACCTTTGAAATTGTCGATGGTATTCGAAGATCTAAAGCTGCTGATTTAGTAGGAAACAAAACGATCAAAACTGATGTCTTGGATGCTAACGATAAAAAAACACCCATTTAA
- a CDS encoding RHS repeat-associated core domain-containing protein, producing the protein MTFHHHQTVADAGLVYVGARWYSPRLRRFISPDPVGVPDAAVTGVNRFHYGLDNPLAYTDPDGEFVQFIVKFAMDVAIESAIQYATSGEVDLKDAATSAAIGMFNPAKTLQRANKLMGITSKAIKSGKVTKAVGNLKGIPLKEAKQSMSKWDKATYDTLSDSIRDHAKRHGFGNDIPKYLRKSANFNKKGAKQKNLEDGATRWNRRNGEFLIERNGKIVTYGVNK; encoded by the coding sequence CTGACATTCCACCACCACCAGACTGTGGCCGATGCCGGGCTCGTGTACGTCGGAGCGAGATGGTACAGTCCCAGACTAAGGCGGTTTATATCCCCTGATCCGGTTGGAGTGCCTGATGCAGCCGTTACCGGTGTCAATCGGTTCCATTATGGATTGGATAATCCGTTGGCGTATACGGATCCGGATGGGGAGTTTGTCCAGTTCATTGTGAAATTTGCCATGGACGTGGCAATTGAATCAGCGATTCAATACGCGACGAGTGGCGAAGTCGACCTGAAAGACGCTGCCACTAGTGCAGCCATTGGCATGTTCAATCCTGCCAAAACCCTTCAGCGCGCGAATAAGCTGATGGGGATTACCAGTAAGGCGATTAAGTCGGGGAAGGTTACAAAGGCAGTAGGCAACTTGAAGGGAATACCCCTAAAAGAAGCTAAGCAGTCAATGTCTAAGTGGGACAAAGCCACTTATGACACCCTTTCCGATAGCATACGAGATCATGCAAAAAGGCATGGTTTTGGTAATGACATACCCAAATATTTGCGTAAGTCGGCCAATTTCAATAAGAAGGGGGCAAAGCAGAAAAATCTTGAGGATGGAGCAACTCGTTGGAATAGAAGAAATGGTGAATTTCTAATCGAACGTAATGGAAAAATTGTCACGTACGGGGTAAATAAATGA
- a CDS encoding SMI1/KNR4 family protein has translation MNNPAVTVNPYGEIDDKYLDRFLSELPSTPPATYLEYLRNGNGGKLKNDIVLLSGKYFCSIHEYFGLFLAPAYLSLEENYKRYRNRVSKFFLPIATDPGGNIFGISLGDADYGKIYFWNHELEGQAKSLTWLSNDFSLFISSLQERSLSDLDQILENDDKDRLRDYFLIHHLALEDVDEYGRSILERAVIKGASHCIKLLYSKGAKKRNSLMLARRNARFFEKHKEIVKLIEDIYGTG, from the coding sequence ATGAATAATCCTGCTGTAACAGTAAATCCTTATGGCGAAATAGATGATAAATATTTAGACAGGTTTTTAAGCGAACTACCAAGTACTCCTCCGGCCACATACTTAGAGTATTTACGAAACGGAAATGGAGGGAAATTGAAGAATGATATTGTTCTCTTGTCAGGTAAGTACTTTTGTTCGATTCATGAATATTTTGGTTTGTTTTTGGCTCCAGCTTACTTGAGCTTAGAGGAAAACTACAAACGTTATAGAAATCGAGTAAGCAAGTTCTTTTTGCCTATTGCTACAGACCCTGGGGGAAATATCTTTGGGATATCGCTAGGTGATGCAGATTATGGGAAAATTTATTTCTGGAATCATGAGCTTGAAGGTCAAGCTAAATCACTAACATGGTTATCAAATGACTTCTCATTATTTATTTCCAGCCTTCAAGAACGAAGTCTATCTGATTTAGATCAAATACTGGAAAATGATGATAAAGACAGATTGCGTGATTATTTTCTGATTCATCATTTGGCGCTGGAAGACGTAGATGAGTATGGTAGGTCAATATTGGAGCGCGCAGTTATCAAAGGGGCCAGCCACTGTATTAAACTTCTATATAGCAAAGGGGCAAAGAAAAGAAATTCTTTGATGTTAGCTAGAAGGAATGCACGGTTTTTTGAAAAACATAAGGAAATTGTTAAGCTAATCGAAGACATTTATGGTACTGGATGA
- a CDS encoding helix-turn-helix domain-containing protein yields the protein MRQSPELLRRLLRSKDRMDGAPHEDWPIKRLAHVSAVSVAHFSREFKKAFGTPPHRYLLTRRIERATALLRDTDLPITDIALQTGWNSIGTFGRIFKDITGDSPGEFRERESSISHVQREIPECVMRAANRPNLKIAVSEKRRIQSVGKLGVQSD from the coding sequence ATGAGACAAAGTCCTGAATTATTGCGTAGATTGTTGCGATCGAAAGATCGTATGGATGGTGCACCCCATGAGGATTGGCCTATTAAGCGCTTGGCCCACGTGAGTGCCGTTTCGGTAGCGCACTTTTCACGTGAGTTCAAAAAAGCTTTTGGTACACCTCCACACCGTTACCTGCTCACCCGTCGAATAGAACGAGCCACAGCACTGCTCCGCGACACTGACCTGCCTATTACTGATATAGCACTGCAAACTGGCTGGAACAGTATTGGTACTTTTGGCCGTATTTTCAAAGACATAACCGGTGACAGTCCTGGAGAGTTTCGAGAGCGTGAAAGCTCAATTTCCCATGTACAAAGAGAAATACCGGAATGTGTTATGCGGGCTGCCAATCGCCCAAACCTCAAAATAGCAGTTTCGGAGAAGCGCCGAATTCAATCTGTTGGCAAGCTAGGAGTCCAATCTGATTGA
- a CDS encoding VOC family protein yields the protein MTTGVNTVGLYVRDQDEALSFYVEKLGFIVHTDVRNGDYRWLTVQHPDQPSFQLGLFKPGPPVHDIATAQTLHEVVAKGAMPPLVLLVDNCRAAYERMCENGVEFTQEPMERYGSVDAGFRDPSGNGWKMIEVAPKPQPGSSK from the coding sequence ATGACTACAGGCGTCAACACAGTAGGGTTGTATGTGCGGGATCAAGACGAAGCACTTTCATTCTACGTCGAAAAATTGGGGTTTATCGTTCATACGGATGTTCGAAATGGCGACTATCGTTGGCTAACAGTTCAACATCCGGATCAGCCTTCGTTTCAACTCGGCTTATTCAAGCCAGGTCCACCAGTGCATGACATTGCAACCGCTCAGACCTTGCATGAAGTCGTAGCAAAGGGGGCTATGCCACCCTTGGTTTTGCTGGTGGACAACTGTCGTGCTGCTTACGAGCGCATGTGCGAGAATGGAGTGGAATTCACTCAGGAACCCATGGAGCGATATGGCTCGGTGGATGCTGGCTTTCGGGATCCATCTGGCAATGGATGGAAGATGATCGAAGTTGCACCCAAACCACAACCTGGGAGTTCTAAATGA
- the tnpA gene encoding IS66 family insertion sequence element accessory protein TnpA — MATYRKYNWPKLFQSFEQSDLTQAAFCQQHDLNPKYFSRKRAVHVAAQPQRTSVMSASQSIHPWHIQRCLSLSLGPAKCIALHLC, encoded by the coding sequence ATGGCAACCTACCGTAAATACAATTGGCCCAAACTCTTTCAATCCTTCGAACAGTCCGATTTAACCCAAGCCGCCTTCTGCCAACAGCACGATCTCAATCCCAAATACTTCAGTCGTAAACGCGCCGTTCATGTCGCCGCTCAACCACAAAGAACATCTGTCATGTCCGCGTCTCAGTCGATACATCCTTGGCACATCCAGAGGTGTTTATCATTGAGTCTGGGACCTGCAAAGTGCATTGCCCTGCATCTTTGTTGA
- a CDS encoding GNAT family N-acetyltransferase, whose translation MLSTQMDSKFLSYKKISIDELPHLFEIMKNSQYMRYSVDLNTDEKCLRYVRNFSSQWNTLGYGCRSITEKSTGSIIGWGGIVIDEDDPQWGPELVYYIAPEKSGCGYASELAEFSMNYAATVIGLNKVVAFAHPENIASNRILVKVGFKPVRYLKAMNRNYFEFSLGT comes from the coding sequence ATGTTAAGTACCCAAATGGACAGCAAATTTTTGTCGTATAAGAAAATCTCAATTGATGAACTTCCTCATTTATTTGAAATTATGAAGAATTCCCAATACATGAGGTATAGCGTGGATTTAAATACCGATGAGAAGTGTTTACGGTATGTTCGGAATTTTTCGTCGCAATGGAACACTCTTGGCTATGGGTGTAGGTCAATTACTGAAAAGTCTACCGGAAGTATTATTGGCTGGGGCGGTATAGTCATAGATGAAGACGATCCTCAATGGGGGCCTGAATTGGTCTACTATATTGCCCCAGAAAAGAGCGGATGTGGGTATGCAAGTGAGCTAGCAGAGTTTTCAATGAACTATGCAGCGACTGTCATTGGACTAAATAAAGTAGTCGCTTTCGCCCATCCCGAGAATATTGCATCAAATAGAATATTAGTAAAGGTTGGCTTCAAGCCAGTGCGCTATCTAAAAGCCATGAACAGAAACTACTTCGAGTTCAGTCTAGGTACTTAA
- a CDS encoding GFA family protein, translated as MSYAETNCLCGAVKITAESVNPKFTVCHCQSCRTWGGAPFFAVKCGTQVKIEGDDKVKMYQSSSWASRGFCTGCGTHLFYKFKETGEYNMPVGLFPNLKGLEMDMQYFSDMRPSYYCFANETKEMTTEEIMAYFADKV; from the coding sequence ATGTCTTATGCTGAGACTAATTGTCTTTGTGGTGCGGTAAAAATTACGGCTGAAAGCGTTAATCCTAAGTTTACTGTGTGCCATTGCCAATCATGCCGGACTTGGGGTGGTGCTCCATTCTTTGCGGTGAAATGTGGCACTCAAGTAAAAATTGAAGGTGATGATAAAGTTAAGATGTACCAATCATCTTCTTGGGCTTCTCGAGGCTTCTGTACTGGATGTGGAACGCATCTGTTCTATAAATTTAAAGAAACAGGTGAATACAATATGCCAGTGGGCTTATTTCCAAACTTAAAAGGATTGGAAATGGACATGCAGTATTTTAGTGATATGCGCCCTAGTTATTACTGTTTTGCTAATGAAACCAAAGAAATGACCACAGAAGAAATCATGGCTTACTTCGCGGATAAGGTGTAA
- a CDS encoding SDR family NAD(P)-dependent oxidoreductase, protein MEQKIFLVTGGNKGIGKQIVKQIAEHGHRVYVGARNVGAGMNTATELQSAGDVRFVHLDLNNEQSIDDAVLFIDRDSGHLDGLVNNAGMIEGYENASKVSTSTLKNTFETNFYGTVMVTQKMLPLLRKGSHKTIVNVSTGLASMTMHGDPSWPFHSTTPFAYNASKAALNMFTVLLAKELRNEDFCVNSVSPGWVATDLGGRDAPRTVEQGAVIAVEMAVNKSSVQTGMFLTEGGMIPW, encoded by the coding sequence ATGGAACAAAAAATATTCTTAGTTACTGGTGGTAACAAAGGCATCGGAAAGCAAATAGTAAAACAAATCGCTGAGCATGGGCATAGAGTGTATGTTGGTGCACGAAATGTTGGTGCGGGTATGAATACGGCAACTGAATTACAAAGTGCAGGAGACGTTCGATTTGTCCATTTGGACTTAAATAATGAACAGAGTATTGATGATGCTGTATTGTTTATTGATAGAGATAGCGGCCACTTAGATGGATTAGTGAATAACGCAGGGATGATTGAAGGCTATGAGAATGCATCGAAAGTGAGTACATCAACTCTAAAAAATACCTTTGAAACAAACTTTTATGGCACCGTGATGGTGACTCAGAAGATGTTGCCTCTATTAAGAAAAGGTTCGCACAAAACGATAGTTAATGTCTCCACTGGGCTAGCTTCGATGACGATGCATGGAGATCCTTCTTGGCCGTTTCATAGTACAACTCCTTTTGCGTACAATGCTTCTAAAGCTGCTTTGAATATGTTTACTGTGTTGCTCGCCAAAGAACTGAGAAATGAAGATTTTTGTGTTAACTCTGTAAGTCCTGGCTGGGTTGCGACTGACCTAGGAGGACGAGATGCCCCAAGAACCGTGGAACAAGGTGCTGTTATTGCGGTTGAAATGGCAGTTAACAAAAGTAGTGTTCAAACAGGGATGTTTCTGACGGAGGGGGGGATGATTCCCTGGTAA
- a CDS encoding LysR family transcriptional regulator yields the protein MSLPPIHELQAFQKVAQYLNFKKAADSVSITPSTLSHLIKSLENRLHIRLFNRTTRSVSLTDEGLDFFTQINPVLSDLKQAVDKVGSTRNETQGTVRISVNEVAAPIILDRLGADFRQRFPDVKIDLIVENRFIDIVSEGFDAGVRLRDKVPEDMVAIPILNNFRFVTVASQAYINDFGIPETPEELLNHNCIGFQFQSGRRHEWEFQQGTKSITLDVKGTLTTNSPAILCKAAKNSFGIAMIAESLIYKELDSNELVMILDDWALDWPSLYLYFPKNRHMAPALRTVIDELKL from the coding sequence ATGTCTTTACCTCCAATACACGAGCTACAAGCTTTCCAAAAAGTAGCTCAGTATTTAAATTTTAAGAAAGCAGCTGATTCTGTGAGTATAACCCCATCAACCCTCAGCCACTTGATCAAGTCTCTTGAAAACAGGTTACACATTCGGTTGTTTAATAGAACAACACGCAGCGTGTCACTTACAGATGAAGGACTCGACTTCTTTACACAGATAAATCCGGTATTGAGTGATCTAAAACAAGCTGTAGATAAAGTCGGAAGTACACGAAACGAAACTCAAGGCACTGTTCGAATAAGTGTAAATGAAGTCGCCGCACCTATTATTCTAGATAGGCTCGGGGCTGATTTTAGACAACGATTTCCGGATGTAAAAATAGATTTAATTGTTGAAAATCGATTTATTGATATTGTCTCTGAAGGGTTCGATGCTGGAGTTCGCTTGAGAGACAAAGTACCAGAAGACATGGTTGCTATTCCTATATTGAATAATTTTCGTTTTGTTACTGTTGCTTCTCAAGCGTATATCAATGACTTTGGTATACCAGAGACTCCTGAGGAGTTACTCAATCACAATTGCATTGGCTTTCAATTTCAAAGTGGTCGACGGCATGAATGGGAATTTCAGCAGGGCACGAAGTCAATTACACTTGATGTAAAAGGCACCCTAACAACTAATAGTCCAGCGATTCTTTGTAAGGCTGCTAAAAATAGCTTTGGAATTGCGATGATCGCTGAATCACTGATATATAAAGAACTTGATTCAAACGAACTTGTTATGATTCTCGATGATTGGGCACTCGATTGGCCTAGCCTCTATCTTTATTTCCCCAAAAATCGACACATGGCGCCAGCGCTTAGAACGGTAATAGACGAATTAAAACTCTAA
- a CDS encoding YecA family protein: MNYYIPKKLPKSFLDNLNLGPVLKVPIQPMESGKPIYCLDNVKRYLAYNPGSIQYGWIFSMLGSVIIKLHGHVVVKDKSGALFCVTPPEATLEYHNFVPDDSVADLVVNQRLPTRAVSLVNNKVVNSLVDLENKFDQARLSDDQFGLDEVCLEKQKRKAEFIRSIKQHTGRNDPCYCGSGRKNKQCCQ, encoded by the coding sequence GTGAATTATTATATTCCTAAGAAATTGCCGAAGAGCTTTTTGGACAATCTCAATCTTGGGCCTGTGCTTAAGGTTCCAATTCAACCGATGGAATCGGGCAAGCCGATATACTGCCTAGATAACGTGAAACGCTACTTGGCATACAACCCAGGTTCGATTCAGTACGGGTGGATTTTCTCGATGCTTGGGTCGGTAATCATTAAGTTGCATGGACATGTTGTGGTTAAGGATAAAAGTGGAGCACTTTTCTGTGTTACTCCTCCAGAAGCCACACTCGAGTATCACAATTTTGTCCCAGACGACTCGGTAGCTGATTTGGTAGTAAATCAACGGCTACCGACAAGAGCCGTTTCATTAGTTAACAATAAAGTAGTCAACAGCTTGGTTGATTTAGAGAACAAATTTGACCAGGCTCGGTTAAGCGACGATCAATTTGGCCTCGATGAAGTGTGTCTTGAAAAGCAAAAGCGTAAGGCTGAGTTCATACGTTCTATAAAGCAGCACACGGGGCGAAATGACCCTTGTTACTGCGGGTCTGGCAGAAAAAACAAACAGTGTTGCCAATGA